Genomic DNA from Callospermophilus lateralis isolate mCalLat2 chromosome 11, mCalLat2.hap1, whole genome shotgun sequence:
AGGCTGAAGGGCAGGAGACAGGAGGAGCATCcagtcacagacattgaaagaaaCCAgaacagggaaactgaggcacaaaaaTCAACCAGGAAGAAAGCCCAAAGCCCACAGACTGGGAGACAAGCAGTCCTGGTGAAGAGTAGAGATCTGGGCCTAAAGGTCCTTAGCCCTCAGTCTCTTCCAGTCATGCTCACACGTGCACAATGCATGTGTACACacatgtgtgagtttgtggcaaGGAACATGTGTGTCCTCAGCTCCCTCCCATGAGAAGCTGCAGTTCTCACTAAATATAACCCCCTCCCCAGCCTGTGACTCACCCAGACCCCGCCTCCCCCGGCCCCCACTTCCTGTCCCACCCCCCAACCCCCAGCTGCCTGCCACCCGCCCAAGCATCCCTCCATACACCAGGCATCCAGCTTTCCAGTCCCAGAGTCTGGAAGAAAAGACCTAGGTCTTCTGCATCCCACCAGGAGCTTGCTTGCAATAGCCATCCAAAATCACCCTTTCCAGGCTCTAGCCATGGGGACACCCTTATAGGGAACCCCACTGCTGCCAGCCTTGCCCTCTTCCTACGCCTTCATCCTACTAGCCTCTTCACACCACTAACCTCAGTCATAAGTCCTCAGGGACCCTTACATCCAGGTGTTTTCCCCCACCTTGATCCCAAGCATCAGGGGTAACAGTCCCCTCCATCTGCTCTTCTCCCTCTTTCTTGAGCAGGGCTAAAAGCAGTGTGGGAGGAGATGGGGATATTGGGCACCTACTTGGGAAACCCTCAAATTTTGCACCACCCATCAGGTCCCCCTTTCCAAATCCCCTCCCCAagcctctcctcctccttcacagAAGCTGGCAGTCTCAGCTGCTGCAACCTTCTAGTTCCCAAGGGAGAACCCCAAGTCCTAACCTCACCTGGCCCATTCCCTCAGGTGATTCTGTGTCAGGCCTCAGCCTTCGGACAACTCCCAGTTATCTCCGTTCCATATGACTGAACCCCAACTTAACAGTTCCCTCAAATCAAGAGAGCACCCCCAAACGTATATACCATGAGACGCTTGTTCTATAGCCTGAAGGCCCACCCCTTCCCTGCCAGCTGACACCCCCAGTCCAGTCAGGCACTCACAACCAATAACCTTTAGCCTCCTGCCAAGAGCCCCTCAAACTGGACAAGCCACCTGGAAGCCAGCTTTTCCCCCAGGAGGGTAAAGAAGCCCCCCACACACATAGCCCACCTTGCAACATACAAGAGGACTCCCATGTGAGCCAGGCTTCTCCTTAAATAAGTTGCCCTCAAACATCGCTAGTGAACCCCCAAACCCTTGGGACCCTGAAACCATGGAATACCcccaaattttcatttttctacaggTACAAATGGATCACTCCAGGGGGCACCTGTGGCCAAATCCAGGGTTTTCTCGTATGTGAACCCCCAAACTAAATTATGACCCCCAATACATCTTACTTCTGATGCTCTCACTCCAGGGTCTCAGTGCCAGATAAGGCCTGCCTGACCCCTCCCCACATATTCACATGCTCCCTCCAGTTTGTAGCCCCCCCATCATGCTTACCTTGGTTGTCACTATACAGAGACAGTCCATGTTGGGGGGCCTGGCCGCGGCGGCGGGTAAGGGGCTCTGACTTCATTGGAGTTTCGTTCCTCCCCTTGGTGGGTTCTCACCCCTCCCCCCTCCGCACCCCACTTTTGCAGGGGGGGCCAGGATGGGGGgaggggtgagaggggaaggAGGGGGTTGGAGAAGGGAAGGGTAGGGGAGcgtgggagggagaggaagggggccCTAAAAGGGGCTCCCCAGTGGAGGGGAGGGGGCTTGGGGAGCACACCCCGATTCTCAGGAGGGGCGGGGGCACCGGGGGCTGGTAGCCCCGAGGTTCGGGGGCTGGGGCATGAGctgggatgggggaggggaacTGGATTTCGGGGAGCCCCGCGGCAGGGGGGGGTTTTGCCAAACGGCAAGGGGCTAGGGGCCGTGGCgggggagtggggtgggggggttgGAGACGGCAGCGGCCGAGGGAGCCGTGGAGccgaggagggaaggggagagaggaggagagaggaagcagggggagggagggagggagcttgGAGCCAGAATGGGGGGGGTGCCTTGGCAGAGTTAACTCCTTCGGTGCTGGCAGGAACCCGGATAATGGGAAAGGAGATAGAAGCAGAAGCAAAGAGGCCCTAAGGCAAACATGGAGACCTGGCCAATTTCCAATGATGAAAGCAAAGACCATGAGAATAGATTTCATTTGTTAGAGGAGGAAGCTCCCATGGTTAGGCTGGGAGCATGGTGGTTGTTTAAATACTGGAGGGAAGCCGTGGCAGGGGGTAGGGTGTGAGGGAGGGGCTGGCAGGAGGGAATTCCTGGGGGCCTAGTGCTTCCTCAGATTCACAGGAGGAAGCCTGAAAAGTCCTGGACTCTAATGCCTGAAATTGGGGCAGGCAAAGTAAAGGGAGAAGAGAAAAGAAGAGCTACAGGACCAACTGCATAAAGTGCATTCTCAGTGCCCCCAGCCTCTGGGCCACTGACTCAGGATGCTGTCAACAGGGCCCCCAAGTCTCAGTTTAATATTGGCAAGACTTTGCTCCCCACTCCAGCCCTGCGTGCTCcctcaggaaggcaggcacccaccCCCACCTCCTTACCTGACTCCCTGAGATGGAAGCTTCATAATAGTCCAGGATGTCTGTCACAGGAGCAGAACTGAGTTATCCTCCCCCACCCCAGGCTTCCCCAGGTACCCCTGCCACCATCACTGCTGTCTGTCTTGCAAGGGAGGAGGTCCTTCAGCCAAGGCCGGTTGATCCTGATGGAGAACTACTTGGGGATGACCCTGCGTGGGGCTCCAGCTTGGACTAAATGCTGTCTAGGCTCCAACCAGCCCCAAAGTTCAGTACTTGGCCTCACAGGCCCAGGCTAGCCCTTTCCACTGTGTTCCCTCAAAAAATTGAGGCTACTCACCCAACAAGGCCTGGAATAGGTCACTATGCAACACTGTGAGGAGGGGGGGTGCCCAACGCAGTAGTGGAGGGGCCAGGAGCCAGAGGGCTGACCTGGGAGCTGGTAAAAAGCAAGTGATGGAGGATTGAGATCAGAAAGAGACTAACACTGTCACCTTAGTTTCCCCAGACTTTTCTATGAAAAGATTCAGGGATAAAGATTCCTGAGTCCCAGCCCTGCCACTATGCTCCCAGGCCTCCCCTCCACAGGGATCCCTATTTTTCACCTCTtggtctctgagacatctctctcttctctcacttTAATCTCCCTAATCCGCCTGGATTGGGTTGAGCTGCCTTGTCCCCACCCAATTCTAGCTGTTTAAGCAAAGTAGGCAGTCTCTAAATGGACTATCCCATTCCTCCTTAAGTCTCCAGGAATCACCttgctcccctccctcccccgctCCCCAAAATCAGGCACAATAAGTTACACTTTCCTAAGGGGTCAAAAAGAAAGGAAGCTGAACCCAGCTTTCTCCTTCCTAGGCCTTCCCCTTCCAGTGGGAATCGAAGTAAGAGAGGTATATATTTCTTGGGACTTCTTGAGCCAGAGAGGTTTGTGGAGGGGACATGAGAGTAAGAGAATTTCTACAGTCCCTCTTAGGTCTGGGAAGAATCCATTTGTCCAGAGGTCTAGCGTGGGCACATGGCAGAGAAATGTCAAGGAAACTCTCTCTCAGAGGCAGGAAGGGGAGAGGCAATGAAATCAGGAGTTTTGAGAATCAGTGACACCTCCTAGGTCTCAGGAAAATTTGCATGGAACACATTCCCAGCTTGAGTTCCCCTCTCTCCACCACTATCCTCCATTCAGATTTCACAAGGACCCCAAAGAGTCATCTTTCTATGTCTCTATCTACCTCACACCTttcacttttctcctctttttcttttttttttttttattgttgttgtcaatgaagctttattttatttatttatatgcggtgctgagaatcgaacccagagcctcacacatgctaagcaagtgctgtaccactgagccacaaccccagtccctgcttTCTAACTCCACCTGGGAAGTGCTCCCTCCAGTCTACCTCCATTCCTCTGGCTACAGTTGCCTAAGCGTTCTATTCCATCACCTCTTCAGAAGACTATATTCTAGTTCGGATAGGCGAGATGAAGGGACTAGGGGAAATCAAGGGACACTTGGAGATCACTCCAGGTCAGCCAGAATTCAGGCGCCTGGGATCGCCCTGAAACTACAACTCCCAAGATGACATGGCGCCCGGAAGCCCCGCCTACCACCGCGCGGTGCATTGTGGAGGATGAGTCAGGGACCGGGCACCCAGACTTGGGCAGGCGGGACGAGAGACCGAGGTCAGCGCTCCAAACAGTGGCGGCCGGAGCGGATTGGACATGCAGACGTCTCGGATGACTCCGAGCATAGGGCGGCAGCTGCTGAGGTTGGGGAATCGAAGGTCTGTGTATGACAGGAGGGACGGGGACTGGGGACGGTTGCCATGGGACCAGACCAGGACTGAACCCCCTCTCCCTATAGCTTGCGGCCCAGTGTACTCCAGGGACCGCCCCGGCCTAGCACTGCTCAGCGACCCTATGCCAGTGGAGCCGCCCAGGTAAGTGACAGCAGCCCTTGGGAAGGGGTGTGGGAGTAGGGTTGCGACTAGGCTCTCATCACCCTGCCACCAGCAGGGGTCACCCTCTTCGTCCCAGTCACCTGCTGACAGCTCTAACTCCGAAAGTAGGGGAAAGGGCAAGCCAGGGTGTTGTGGGGTGAAACTAGGGGAAAGGCACCAGGTCCACCCAACCCCCACAACCAGCTCTTCCCCAGTCCCCTCTTTGACACAATAGAAACCCCTTCCCCGACCTAGCTAACCACTCCTTTCCCCAGGCTGTTCTGGACAAGTCAGATTCCCTATCCTCTGATGCTTCCACTAGGGAAAAACAGACCAAGGCGGTATGTGGCCTGAGGGCTGGGGGCGACCTAAGCCAGGGATAGGCTTATTCCAATCAGTTCCCTGAAATCCTCTTCTCCCTGCCCAGGAATCTAAGTCCTTTGCTGTGGGGATGTTCAAAGGCCAGCTCACCACTGATCAGGTGTTCCCATACCCATCCGGTAAGGGAAGGAGTAGTCAACACTGGGTGGGACAGGGCAGTCTCACACCAAACTCGCCTGACCCAACTCGCCTAACTGACCTGTCTTTCCCCTCCCCATCTCTGCAGTACTCAATGAAGAGCAGACACAGTTTCTCAAAGAGCTGGTAGGGCCTGTGGCCCGTTTCTTCGAGGTGAAGAATGACTGGGGTACCGGCTCTGATGGGGTGGGCAGAAATGCTAAAAAGCTTAAAGGAAGCAAGCCTGGACTTAGAATCCTGTGCCTTTCCCAGGAGGTGAATGATCCTGCGAAGAATGATACTCTAGAGAGGGTGGAGGAAACTACTTTGCAGGGTCTCAAGGAGTTGGGGGCCTTTGGTCTGCAAGTGCCCAGTGAGCTGGGTGGTGTGGGCCTCTGCAACACCCAGGTGAGGGAAGCCTTCTCATTATTTTTCAATATCCCACCCTACTCCAACCTGGCCTCCTCACCCTAAAGCCAAAGTCCCTTCCAAGCAACTGCCCTGGGGACCTGTGGGAATGTGACTCTTACAGCCATGTATGCAACCCAGTCCTCCAAACAATACAATCTACATGCAGTCCCCCAGGACCATGGAATTCACCCTTCATCCTTGGGGACTGCCTGACAAGGTAGCATCTTCTGATAGGATTGTAGGAAGCCTCCCTCCCATCAAAACCTAGGTCAAAAGGCATCCTATTGTACCCTTTTCATGATCCAAGTTCCTTTCTTCACTCTGGAAAATGGCCTAGGCCCTGCCCTGTTACCCATACTCTTAAGGGCAGGTCCCCATGCAGCCAGTTACAACCCCAGATGCCTGCTTCCTCTCCAGTATGCTCGTTTGGCAGAGATCGTGGGCATGCATGACCTTGGCGTGGGTGTTACCCTGGGGGCTCATCAGAGCATCGGTTTCAAAGGCATCCTACTCTTTGGCACAAAGGCTCAGAAAGAAAAATACCTCCCTAAAGTGGCATCTGGTAAGACAATCTTAAGATTTGGATTAAGAGTGTCCTGGGCTTGGCACAAATTAGGCCAGTTGGTATTTAGATTACTACAAAGCTAGGTACATCACTCAGGAGATCCTGGGGAGGCATCATAGTATGTTGATGGGAAAATGCAGAGAAACTGAATATAGCCAGGGTATTGAGCTGCCTGAGGGGATGGGAAAGAGGACCAAGGGGAATTTGATGCCCATGAGGACCTCTGGTAAAAGGGCACTCTACCCAACAGGGGAGACTTTGGCTGCTTTCTGTCTAACGGAGCCCTCAAGTGGATCAGATGCAGCTTCCATCCGAAGCTCTGCTGTCCCCAGCCCCTGTGGAAAATATTATACCCTAAATGGAAGCAAGATTTGGATCAGGCAAtctcctattcctacctacttcTTCTCAGCCCAATTCTACTCCCCATTGCTCTGAGCTCTCCCCACTCTGACCACCACCCCCTCATTCTCCCACAGTAATGGGGGCCTGGCAGATATTTTCACAGTTTTTGCCAAGACACCAGTTACAGATGCAGCCACAGGGGCTGTAAAGGAGAAGATCACAGCTTTTGTGGTGGAGAGGAGCTTTGGAGGTGTAACCCAGTAAGTGGATTTGGGGAGGAAGTGGTAGGACCAAGGGCTGGGAGCAGCACTGGGCTCCAGAGCAAACAGATATTGTAAGTCATCTGGGGGGTGTACAAAAGCCATAGCAGGGTGGGCATCACCATTCTCTTtgagatgtatatgtgtgtgGAACTGACCTAAAACTTTGGCTCCAGCAACCAAGTCCCAACAGGATAGCAGGACATAGCTAGGCCTCTGTAACCCATATGACATGCAAGCAATATTACCTATACCTTTAATCTATGAGTTGCAGTTTCTTTCTGGTTCTAAGGAATGGAGAGGCCTTTTCCCCTATAGAAACCTGTTTATACCTCAGCTTTCCTGCCTTGTTACAGTGGGCCCCCTGAAAAGAAGATGGGCATCAAAGCCTCAAACACAGCAGAGGTGTACTTTGATGGAGTACAGGTGCCATCGGAAAATGTGCTGGGGGAGGTAGGGGGAGGCTTCAAGGTTGCTGTGCATATCCTCAACAATGGAAGGTTTGGCATGGCTGCAACCCTTGCAGGCACCATGAAAGCCATCATTGCAAAGGCGGTGAGTACCCTGCCTGAATTCCTAGCTAGCTTGAATCAATCACAATGTCCCACTTTCCACATATTCCTGTTCCCTTGAAGGCACTCCCTACACCAGGATCCCTCCCCTGCCAGCAACTCCAGACCTGCTAGCTTAGGTCTCCATCCAATGTGGATTGACCTCTTGGTTGTGGCAAAAATCTGTCCCTCCAGTTTAAGCCTGACCCCTCTCCTGGGTACAGCAGACAACAGTGGGACAGGTGTGCCCTCTTCCAGGTGGATCATGCTGCTAACCGTACCCAGTTTGGGGACAAAATTCACAACTTTGGGCTGATCCAGGAGAAGCTGGCCCGAATGGCTATGCTGCAGTATGTGACTGAGGTGAGGGCCTCCTGTGCCCCTCTCCCTGTGGTTTTCTTTCCAGTCGGGTCAGACTACAACCCCCAGCAGCACCTGGGGCAGTGGGTCTCCAGCTTTACACCAATGCCCTAGGGGATGCGGGGAGGCATAGCCAGCTCAGCTTCTGAAGGGGGAGAGTGCTGCTGCTCTGCTGAGGTGCTTCCCTGAGGTAGCACAATTCTAACCCCAACCCACCCTTTACCTTCCACCCCTTTCAAGAAGTCCAGTGCCTGGATCCCCTAATGCATCAACTTGGAGGACAAAATATTTACATGTGTTTGACCTGGAAGGTGAATGCAAGGGCCATGAGAAGCTAGTCAGACCTAGTTTTCAAGATTTGGATGTTGAGGTTGAATCTGACGCAACACTTTTCAATTTTCCTTGCCTTATCCCAACCATTCCACTTCAGTCCATGGCTTACATGCTGAGTGCCAACATGGACCAGGGATCCACAGACTTCCAGATAGAGGCTGCCATCAGCAAAATCTTTGGCTCGGTGAGGACCCAGGCAtgacttgggggggggggggggggttagttTTGAGACCTCAGCTCCAGGATAATCTCATCTAGTTCTTTATCCCTAGGAGGCAGCCTGGAAAGTGACAGACGAATGCATCCAAATCATGGGAGGCATGGGCTTCATGAAGGTACAGGATGGTCCTCTGCAAGGGGTAGTCAGGCAGTGTAGATAGGCACATCTCAATAGGGACTTATTCTGTGTTTTCCTTTGTGCTAGGAGCCCGGGGTAGAGCGAGTGCTCCGAGATATTCGCATCTTCCGGATCTTTGAGGGGACAAATGATATTCTTCGGCTCTTTGTGGCTCTGCAGGGCTGTATGGTAAGAGAGGAGAATTGGGAAGAGAAGGTGGGGAGGACAGTTAGTTCAGACTACTGGACCTTCCTCTCCAACAGGATAAAGGAAAGGAACTTTCTGGGCTTAGTAGTGCCCTAAAGAATCCTTTTGGGAATGCTGGCCTTCTGCTAGGAGAGGCTGGAAAACAGCTGAGGCGGTAAGTTCAGGGGCCATGGCCAGGGGAGAGCAAGGTGGTTCGTGGTAACTAACCAGTCTTTCTCCCCCTTCCTCCCAGGCGGGCAGGGCTGGGAAGTGGCCTGAGTCTAAGTGGAGTGGTCCACCCAGAGCTGAGTCGGAGTGGTGAGCTGGTGAGTGGTCAGGAGTAGAGCAG
This window encodes:
- the Acadvl gene encoding very long-chain specific acyl-CoA dehydrogenase, mitochondrial isoform X1, encoding MQTSRMTPSIGRQLLRLGNRSLRPSVLQGPPRPSTAQRPYASGAAQAVLDKSDSLSSDASTREKQTKAESKSFAVGMFKGQLTTDQVFPYPSVLNEEQTQFLKELVGPVARFFEEVNDPAKNDTLERVEETTLQGLKELGAFGLQVPSELGGVGLCNTQYARLAEIVGMHDLGVGVTLGAHQSIGFKGILLFGTKAQKEKYLPKVASGETLAAFCLTEPSSGSDAASIRSSAVPSPCGKYYTLNGSKIWISNGGLADIFTVFAKTPVTDAATGAVKEKITAFVVERSFGGVTHGPPEKKMGIKASNTAEVYFDGVQVPSENVLGEVGGGFKVAVHILNNGRFGMAATLAGTMKAIIAKAVDHAANRTQFGDKIHNFGLIQEKLARMAMLQYVTESMAYMLSANMDQGSTDFQIEAAISKIFGSEAAWKVTDECIQIMGGMGFMKEPGVERVLRDIRIFRIFEGTNDILRLFVALQGCMDKGKELSGLSSALKNPFGNAGLLLGEAGKQLRRRAGLGSGLSLSGVVHPELSRSGELAVQALEQFATVVEAKLIKHKKGIVNEQFVLQRLADGAIDLYAMVVVLSRASRSLSEGYPTAQHEKMLCDSWCIEAAARIQENMTALLSDPRQQELFRNFKSISKALVERGGVVTSNPLGF
- the Acadvl gene encoding very long-chain specific acyl-CoA dehydrogenase, mitochondrial isoform X2, translating into MQTSRMTPSIGRQLLRLGNRSLRPSVLQGPPRPSTAQRPYASGAAQESKSFAVGMFKGQLTTDQVFPYPSVLNEEQTQFLKELVGPVARFFEEVNDPAKNDTLERVEETTLQGLKELGAFGLQVPSELGGVGLCNTQYARLAEIVGMHDLGVGVTLGAHQSIGFKGILLFGTKAQKEKYLPKVASGETLAAFCLTEPSSGSDAASIRSSAVPSPCGKYYTLNGSKIWISNGGLADIFTVFAKTPVTDAATGAVKEKITAFVVERSFGGVTHGPPEKKMGIKASNTAEVYFDGVQVPSENVLGEVGGGFKVAVHILNNGRFGMAATLAGTMKAIIAKAVDHAANRTQFGDKIHNFGLIQEKLARMAMLQYVTESMAYMLSANMDQGSTDFQIEAAISKIFGSEAAWKVTDECIQIMGGMGFMKEPGVERVLRDIRIFRIFEGTNDILRLFVALQGCMDKGKELSGLSSALKNPFGNAGLLLGEAGKQLRRRAGLGSGLSLSGVVHPELSRSGELAVQALEQFATVVEAKLIKHKKGIVNEQFVLQRLADGAIDLYAMVVVLSRASRSLSEGYPTAQHEKMLCDSWCIEAAARIQENMTALLSDPRQQELFRNFKSISKALVERGGVVTSNPLGF